In the genome of Variibacter gotjawalensis, one region contains:
- a CDS encoding bifunctional [glutamine synthetase] adenylyltransferase/[glutamine synthetase]-adenylyl-L-tyrosine phosphorylase: protein MKAKPSPKSTKKPLSATETLISRFTRAPKVADDEAMRRRMRDWDKARSASRKELKALLDEHPLGQAMVEGIAGGSPYLWDLVNHDADRLLRALNSDPDARFVAILAEAKQKIAKAEDEADATSILRHMKAEAALLIALADIGGAWIMPRVTHALTELADMSITLALRFLLGEAVRKKKMRAPDPARPEVGSGYIVLAMGKMGGFELNYSSDIDLICLYDADACTLVDRDEAAPFFVRLTRNLAKMLQERTVDGYVFRVDLRLRPDPGLTQIALSTGAALGYYESVGLNWERQALIKARPCAGDIPAGDAFLKALTPFIWRKYLDYAAIADVQAMKQQIHSFRGHDEIAVEGHNIKLGRGGIREIEFFAQTQQLIAGGRHPELRGRETLEMLDGLTEGGWIKKEARDDMREAYIFLRGVEHRLQMMNDEQTHSLPSDPAELNAFSRFLGYEDRDAFATDLLKHLRKVQRHYGQLFEGSIGAAPGQRELAFPAERDDRETLDRLVEMGFKRALEVSGIVRGWFAAKRGALRGELAQSHLKELVPVFLSHISRAEDPDGALQALDKFLQNLHGGARLLSLLRQNPSLVSLLALILGISPRLADALSEHPGVMDALIDPAFFGALPDDEKLTEMLRSALGDALSYEDFLDRIRLFKQEQVFLLGTRILSGTLPARQAGQSFAELADVLVREVDASITQRFIETHGRVKGQETAVIAMGKLGGREMTMASDLDLILVYDFAGENAESDGTKPLYGSQYFSRLTQRLIAALTAQTNYGALYPVDMRLRPSGRSGPVATKLDAFEAYQKEEAWTWEHMALTRARVLSSSPKFTARVNAAIAKVLQRKREASVIAADVLEMREAIAAEKGESDRWDLKTAAGGLIDIEFIAQYLQLVHAHKHPGILDTATAGVLEKALRLGVLPLEHAEVLRPAITLYQDLTQVLRLYLVGSLFDPKTATSEPKKLLARAADLPDFATLDAHLIETQRKVRETFRTILETAISGSR, encoded by the coding sequence ATGAAGGCCAAACCGTCCCCGAAATCGACTAAAAAGCCGCTGTCCGCGACCGAAACGCTGATTTCCCGCTTCACCCGCGCCCCGAAGGTGGCGGACGACGAAGCGATGCGCCGGCGCATGCGCGACTGGGACAAGGCGCGCTCGGCGAGCCGCAAGGAACTTAAAGCGCTGCTCGACGAGCATCCGCTCGGCCAAGCGATGGTCGAGGGCATTGCGGGCGGTTCGCCCTATCTCTGGGATCTCGTCAATCACGACGCGGATCGGCTGCTGCGCGCTTTGAACAGCGACCCGGATGCGCGCTTCGTCGCGATCCTTGCCGAGGCCAAGCAGAAGATCGCGAAGGCCGAGGACGAAGCCGACGCGACGAGCATCCTGCGGCACATGAAAGCCGAGGCGGCGCTGCTGATCGCGCTCGCGGATATCGGCGGCGCGTGGATCATGCCGCGCGTGACGCATGCGCTGACCGAACTCGCCGACATGTCGATCACGCTCGCGCTGCGTTTCCTGCTCGGCGAGGCGGTGCGCAAAAAGAAGATGCGTGCGCCTGACCCGGCGCGGCCGGAGGTCGGCTCCGGCTACATCGTGCTTGCGATGGGCAAGATGGGCGGCTTCGAACTCAACTACTCGAGCGATATCGATCTCATCTGCCTTTACGATGCGGATGCGTGCACGCTTGTCGACCGCGACGAGGCGGCGCCGTTTTTCGTGCGGCTCACGCGCAATCTCGCGAAGATGCTGCAGGAGCGGACGGTCGACGGTTACGTGTTCCGCGTCGATCTTCGTTTGCGGCCCGATCCGGGGCTGACGCAGATCGCGCTCTCGACCGGTGCGGCGCTCGGTTACTACGAGAGCGTCGGCCTCAACTGGGAGCGGCAGGCACTGATCAAGGCGCGGCCGTGCGCCGGCGATATTCCGGCCGGTGACGCTTTCCTCAAAGCGCTGACGCCGTTCATCTGGCGCAAATATCTCGACTATGCGGCCATCGCCGACGTGCAGGCGATGAAGCAGCAGATCCACAGCTTCCGCGGCCACGATGAAATCGCGGTCGAAGGGCACAACATCAAGCTCGGCCGCGGCGGCATTCGCGAGATCGAGTTCTTCGCGCAGACGCAGCAGTTGATTGCCGGTGGCCGGCATCCGGAATTGCGCGGGCGTGAAACGCTGGAGATGCTGGATGGTCTGACCGAGGGCGGTTGGATCAAGAAGGAAGCGCGCGACGATATGCGCGAGGCCTACATCTTCCTGCGCGGCGTCGAGCATCGCTTGCAGATGATGAACGACGAGCAGACGCATTCGCTGCCGTCCGATCCCGCCGAACTGAACGCATTCTCGCGGTTCCTGGGCTACGAGGATCGCGATGCCTTCGCGACCGATTTGCTCAAGCATCTGCGCAAAGTGCAACGGCATTACGGGCAGCTGTTCGAAGGCAGCATCGGCGCGGCGCCGGGGCAGCGCGAACTTGCGTTCCCGGCGGAACGCGACGATCGCGAGACGCTCGACCGCTTGGTCGAGATGGGCTTCAAGCGCGCGCTCGAAGTCTCCGGCATCGTGCGCGGCTGGTTCGCGGCGAAGCGCGGTGCGCTGCGCGGCGAGCTTGCGCAATCGCATCTGAAAGAACTCGTTCCGGTTTTCTTGAGCCACATCTCGCGCGCCGAAGACCCGGACGGCGCGCTGCAGGCGCTCGACAAATTTCTGCAGAATTTGCATGGCGGCGCGCGTTTGTTGTCGTTGCTGCGGCAGAATCCGAGCCTCGTCTCGCTGCTCGCACTCATCCTAGGCATTTCGCCGCGTCTCGCGGACGCGCTGAGCGAGCATCCGGGCGTGATGGACGCGCTGATCGACCCGGCTTTCTTCGGCGCATTGCCGGACGACGAGAAGCTGACCGAGATGCTGCGCTCCGCGCTCGGCGATGCGCTCTCCTACGAAGATTTCCTCGACCGCATTCGTTTGTTCAAGCAGGAGCAAGTGTTTCTGCTCGGCACACGTATTCTCTCGGGCACGCTGCCGGCGCGGCAAGCGGGGCAATCCTTCGCGGAGCTCGCCGACGTGCTGGTGCGCGAGGTCGATGCCTCGATCACGCAGCGCTTCATCGAGACGCATGGGCGCGTGAAGGGGCAGGAGACCGCCGTCATCGCGATGGGCAAGCTCGGTGGCCGCGAGATGACGATGGCATCCGATCTCGATCTTATCCTCGTCTACGATTTCGCGGGCGAGAATGCCGAGTCGGACGGCACGAAGCCGCTCTACGGCAGCCAATATTTCTCGCGGCTGACGCAGCGGCTGATCGCGGCGCTGACGGCGCAAACGAACTACGGCGCGCTGTATCCCGTCGATATGCGGCTGCGGCCATCGGGGCGCTCCGGGCCGGTCGCGACGAAGCTCGACGCGTTCGAGGCCTATCAGAAAGAAGAAGCGTGGACGTGGGAGCATATGGCGCTGACGCGTGCGCGTGTCCTGTCGTCATCGCCAAAATTCACGGCGCGCGTGAACGCCGCCATCGCGAAGGTGCTGCAGCGCAAGCGTGAAGCTTCGGTGATCGCCGCGGACGTGCTGGAAATGCGCGAGGCGATCGCGGCCGAGAAGGGCGAGAGCGACCGCTGGGATCTCAAGACCGCGGCGGGCGGGCTGATTGATATCGAATTCATCGCGCAATATCTGCAGCTCGTTCACGCGCACAAGCATCCGGGCATTCTCGATACGGCGACGGCGGGCGTGCTGGAGAAGGCGTTGCGGCTTGGCGTGCTGCCGCTGGAGCATGCCGAAGTCCTGCGGCCGGCGATAACGCTTTACCAGGATTTGACGCAGGTGTTGCGGCTCTATTTGGTTGGATCGCTGTTCGATCCGAAGACTGCAACAAGTGAGCCGAAGAAGCTGCTGGCGCGCGCGGCGGACTTGCCGGATTTCGCGACGCTGGATGCGCATTTGATCGAGACACAGCGCAAGGTGCGCGAGACGTTCCGGACGATTCTGGAGACGGCGATTTCGGGTTCGCGTTAA